Part of the Varibaculum massiliense genome is shown below.
GCACCTTGCTTTTGAAGAATTGACCCCCACCCTCTTGCGGGAAATGATTGAGAAAATCGTCGTGCATGAGTGCAGCTATGACGAGAACGGCACCCGCAGGCAGGACATTGAGATTTATTACAGCTTTGTCGGCAAGATAGACTTGCCGGAAGCCTAACGCCTGACCTATCCGACACAGCCCTAAGTGCCGGATAGGAACGGCAAAATTTTTTACACTTCTATTACTTCTTTATCGCACATTAGCAGATTCGCAAGGGTTATCAGGCGCTGAAGTAGTTTCGTCGGTTTCGGTCCATCGAAATAGCCCTTTCCGTCAAATAGAGATACGAGCTCCTTGGCGCCTTCCTGGCTGTGACCCACTTCTTTGTAAAACATGATTGAAGTTGGAGCCATTCCATCATATTTGAGCTCTGTTAGGAAACGCTTGATGCAAGGGACGCTGTCGCCGTTTGGGCCAAACCAAATGCGGTTATCCTGGAGTCTCTCGCGAAACGCGTTTCGCGAGAGCCTCCAGCAGCGTCCTGCTGGAGGCTCTACAACACGCCCCGAGGGCGTTGTGATTGGATAGTCGGAATCTGGGCTGTAAGTCTTTACACTGAGGTCGCTTGGCTTCCAAACGCCTCGAGGGTCGTTGTCTGGATTCTTGTAGCGGGCGTTTGCCTCGTCTGTTCTCGGCAGGCGTCCAATCACAAAGCGCTCAATGGATTTGGCGTATACGAGAACATAATCATGGCTATTTGAAACGTATTTGGCGTCATTCTTGGGCGAGTAAGCTCGTTCCCAGATTAGCTGAGAAACGAAATTTGCCTCTCCGAACACCTCGTCACAGAGGATGCGCAAATTGCGGTCTTCGTTATCGTCAATCGAAATGAAAATGACGCCATCGTCGGTTAGGAGCTCTCGAGCCAGTCTCAACCTAGGGTACATCATCGAGCACCAGTCGCTATGGTAGCGGCCACTTGTGTCGGCGTTGGACTGGCCGGCGAGTCCCGCCTGCTCCTTATAGTTATCGACAGAGTTGCCGAAATTGTCCTTGTAGACAAAGTCGTGACCCGTGTTGTAGGGTGGGTCGATGTAGATCATCTTGACCTTGCCGTGGTAGCCGCGCTGTAGGAGCTTCAGCACCTCGAGATTGTCGCCTTCGATATAAATGTTGTCCGAGTCGAAGGACCCATCCTCTCCATCGCGGCTGCGGCTTTTCTCGATACGGGGACGCAAAGTAGCAGTGCTGGACATCTGCGACTGGCGGATGGCATCGGCCTTGCCGGGCCACGTGAACGCATAGCGCTCCAGGCCCTCGTCTACCTCGTCGCCAAGCTCCAGCCGCAGTTTGTCGAAGTCGATTCCGCTCTCGGAGAACACTTCGGGCATCAGCTCCTTGAGCTTATTCAGGCGGTCGTCAATAAGACTCTCCGATTCAAGAGTCATCTTTTCTATCTCGCCCATGAGGTCTCCTCCTAGGAAAGTTGAGATTTGATTAGTTGAACTATGTAGGGCATGGCGGCAATAAAAACGTCGGTGCCCTTGCCGGCAAGCCAGCTCAGGAGTTTGTCAAGCTTGCTGCCCCGTTTGCTTTTATCTTTTGTGTTGAGATCGCCCATCATCCCTTTGAGCAGCGTCTTCTCGTCATCGGAAAGCGTTGTCTCTGGCAATTTGTCAATCTGTTCAAAGGTTGCCTCTAACGTGACCTGTACGTTGCTCGTGGCGGATGCCGTGAGGCTGACGCTAGCGCCCTGCGCTTCGGCGATTTTCAGCTTACGGAGCTCCTCATCACGGAAATGCTTCAGTTTGTCGATACGTAGTTGCGTCTGTTCATCGTTGAAATCATTGCGATTGGAAGACCCATAGGAATAGGAGGCTAGTCCGTCCGTGTAGGAGTCGTAGCCCCTCGCGTTTGCGTAGACGTAGTCGATTGAGTCGTATACGGCTTTGAGCTCGTCGTCTTTCACGCCCTCTTCAAGAGCTTGCTCCAGTCTCCTGATATGCTGCGTTATAGTTGCGCAGAATGCGGCACCGAACGCTTTGTCGTCTGAGTCTTCCCGCTTTAGGCGCAGCTTCTGGAGAATCATCCCTAGGTCGCTTTTCGAGTAGCGAAATGAGCTTGAGGAATTGATATATTTTAAAGCCTCGGGGTTAGTGTAGTCGAGGTCGAAGACCTGCATGATTTCACGGCAGAGCGCATCAACATCCTCATCTGCAGCATCACTCAAAAGGCGCGCCGCTCGCAAAATATACTCATCTAGAACGGCCATTGCAGATCTCCTTTATCTCATCGGCGACCGCCCTCAGGCGTCGCTCCTCTTCCTTCATTTCCATCCTCAGCTTCGCGGACTCGTTGAGCGTTATGTCCTTCGACCGCCGCTGCTCCTTCAGCCGCTTGACGGAGGCTCCCATCTCATCGTAGCGCGACGTGAGGGCGATCAGCTTTTCCCGGTCTCGAGCGGGGCATACGGGGTAGAACCCCAGGCCGCCAATCGCGCGGGACAGCGCTACGGTGCGCGACAGGTCGACCAGGTACTCCCAGAGGTCGCCCTGCGAGAGCCGCCCGAATGCCAGCGCGCCTA
Proteins encoded:
- a CDS encoding site-specific DNA-methyltransferase translates to MGEIEKMTLESESLIDDRLNKLKELMPEVFSESGIDFDKLRLELGDEVDEGLERYAFTWPGKADAIRQSQMSSTATLRPRIEKSRSRDGEDGSFDSDNIYIEGDNLEVLKLLQRGYHGKVKMIYIDPPYNTGHDFVYKDNFGNSVDNYKEQAGLAGQSNADTSGRYHSDWCSMMYPRLRLARELLTDDGVIFISIDDNEDRNLRILCDEVFGEANFVSQLIWERAYSPKNDAKYVSNSHDYVLVYAKSIERFVIGRLPRTDEANARYKNPDNDPRGVWKPSDLSVKTYSPDSDYPITTPSGRVVEPPAGRCWRLSRNAFRERLQDNRIWFGPNGDSVPCIKRFLTELKYDGMAPTSIMFYKEVGHSQEGAKELVSLFDGKGYFDGPKPTKLLQRLITLANLLMCDKEVIEV